A window from Pangasianodon hypophthalmus isolate fPanHyp1 chromosome 4, fPanHyp1.pri, whole genome shotgun sequence encodes these proteins:
- the pcdh7b gene encoding protocadherin-7b isoform X4 produces the protein MRNTGATDCLCYCFVLLQLLTQPAAKQVLRYRLAEEGPADVRVGNVAADLGIVAGSGDVTFTLESGSEFFKIDNITGDLSTNERRIDREKLQQCQMIFDENECFIDFEVSVIGPAQSWVDLFEGKVIILDINDNTPSFPSPVLTLSVEENRPIGTLYLLPTATDRDFGRNGIERYELIQDSGESSVRRIGSGGSASIDSHMGKRRFDDGASRSSVFELQVADTTDGEKQPQLIIKGALDREQRDSYELTLRVRDGGDPPRSSQAILRVMITDVNDNSPRFEKSVYEADLPENSSPGAPILQLKAVDADVGVNGQIEYVFGAATESVRRLLRLDESTGWLSVLHRIDREEVSQLRFTVMARDRGQPPKTDKATMIINIKDENDNVPNIDIRKIGRIYLRDGVANVAEDVVVDTPIALVQVSDRDKGPNGVVTCTVVGDVPFQLKPASEIEGDMNKKKYFLHTSAPLDYEAVQEYNVVIVAVDSGSPSLSANNSLIVKVGDMNDNPPIFSKSTMEVSFPENNAPGERVLTVVALDADSGKNAEISYSLDSSVNGIFSIDPDSGDIRVNTILDREQTERYEFKVIAKDKGVPVLQGSATVVVLVADKNDNEPKFMQDVFTFYLEENLQPNSPVGMVTVMDADKGHNAEMSLYIEEEEDIFSIENNTGTIFSTVSFDREQKTTYSFRVKAVDGGDPSRSATATVSLFVMDKNDNPPTVTFPLNSSYTLLPPSSNLRTVVRTVIATDTDTGVNADLRYSIVGGNPFKLFEIDPATGVISLVSKLEQKHYGLHRLVVQVNDSGVPSQSTTTLVHVYVNETLSNSTIVEAKIAKSLGTPLNADIAGDPNYDLGKQRLSIAIGVVSGIMTVILIILIVVMARYCRPKNKNGYEAGKKDHEDFFTPQQHDKNKKPKKDKNKRKSKQPLYSSIVTVEASKPNGQRYDGVNEKLSDSPGMGRYRSVNGGPGSPDLARHYKSSSPLPTVQLHPQSPTAGKKHQAVQDLPPANTFVGTGDNISIGSDHCSEYSSQTLNKYNKQPFRRVTFSVVSQPQDPHQGSLQSCYDSGLDESETPSSKSSTGPRLGALPLPEDAYERTTPDGSVGEKEQ, from the coding sequence ATGAGGAATACCGGCGCGACAGACTGCCTGTGCTACtgctttgtgctgctgcagctgctgacTCAGCCCGCGGCCAAGCAAGTGCTGCGCTACCGCCTGGCTGAGGAGGGTCCCGCCGATGTGCGCGTGGGGAACGTGGCTGCCGACCTCGGCATCGTTGCCGGCTCCGGGGATGTGACTTTCACCCTTGAGTCTGGCTCTGAGTTCTTCAAGATCGACAACATCACCGGTGACTTGAGCACCAACGAGCGGCGCATTGACCGCGAGAAGCTGCAGCAGTGCCAGATGATCTTCGACGAGAATGAGTGCTTTATAGACTTCGAGGTGTCCGTGATCGGGCCCGCGCAGAGCTGGGTAGACCTGTTCGAGGGCAAGGTCATCATTCTGGACATAAACGACAACACGCCGTCTTTCCCGTCGCCTGTGCTCACTCTGTCCGTGGAGGAAAACAGGCCGATCGGCACGCTTTATCTCTTGCCCACAGCCACTGACAGGGATTTCGGCAGAAACGGGATAGAGAGGTACGAGTTGATTCAGGACAGCGGAGAGAGCTCCGTGCGCCGGATAGGCTCTGGAGGCTCCGCCAGTATCGACTCTCACATGGGCAAAAGAAGATTTGACGACGGCGCGAGTCGGAGTAGCGTGTTTGAACTTCAGGTCGCTGATACCACAGACGGAGAGAAGCAGCCGCAGCTGATCATTAAAGGCGCACTGGACAGAGAGCAGCGCGACTCCTATGAGCTGACTCTGCGCGTCAGGGACGGCGGCGACCCCCCGCGCTCCTCTCAAGCCATCCTCAGAGTGATGATTACAGATGTGAATGACAACAGCCCGCGTTTTGAGAAGAGCGTGTATGAGGCAGACCTACCTGAGAACAGCTCCCCTGGCGCCCCCATCCTCCAGCTTAAGGCAGTGGATGCTGATGTTGGGGTTAATGGCCAGATTGAATATGTTTTCGGGGCAGCCACTGAATCAGTGCGGCGACTGCTGCGGTTAGACGAGAGCACAGGCTGGCTTAGTGTATTACACAGGATTGATCGTGAGGAAGTAAGTCAGCTGCGGTTCACGGTCATGGCCCGAGACCGTGGTCAGCCTCCCAAGACAGACAAGGCAACGATGATTATCAATATCAAGGATGAAAACGACAACGTCCCGAATATCGACATAAGAAAAATTGGACGCATTTACCTGAGAGACGGTGTGGCGAATGTGGCGGAGGACGTGGTGGTAGACACACCTATTGCACTAGTGCAAGTGTCTGATCGTGACAAGGGACCGAACGGTGTTGTGACATGCACCGTGGTTGGTGATGTGCCCTTCCAACTGAAGCCTGCGAGTGAGATAGAGGGTGACatgaacaaaaagaaatattttctgCACACGTCAGCTCCACTTGACTACGAAGCCGTGCAGGAGTACAACGTCGTGATAGTCGCTGTGGATTCAGGCAGCCCCAGTCTGTCTGCAAACAACTCATTAATCGTGAAAGTTGGGGACATGAATGACAATCCACCTATCTTTAGCAAAAGCACAATGGAAGTCTCATTTCCAGAGAACAATGCTCCTGGTGAACGTGTACTGACTGTAGTGGCCTTGGATGCAGACAGTGGTAAAAATGCAGAAATCTCATACTCACTAGACTCCTCTGTGAATGGAATATTTTCCATTGACCCAGACAGTGGTGACATTCGTGTTAACACAATACTTGATAGAGAGCAAACAGAGCGCTATGAATTCAAAGTAATCGCCAAAGACAAAGGTGTGCCTGTTTTACAGGGCTCAGCTACAGTGGTGGTACTGGTGGCAGACAAGAATGACAACGAACCAAAGTTTATGCAGGATGTTTTTACTTTCTATTTAGAGGAGAACCTGCAACCCAACAGCCCCGTAGGCATGGTAACAGTAATGGATGCAGACAAGGGACATAATGCTGAGATGAGCCTCTACattgaggaagaggaagatatTTTCTCCATTGAGAACAACACAGGAACCATCTTTTCTACCGTATCATTTGACCGTGAACAGAAAACCACCTACTCATTCCGTGTTAAGGCTGTTGATGGTGGGGACCCATCTCGATCAGCCACGGCCACCGTCTCGCTTTTTGTCATGGACAAAAATGATAACCCACCAACAGTCACTTTTCCCCTTAACAGCTCCTATACTCTGTTACCTCCATCCAGCAATTTGAGAACAGTCGTCCGGACAGTCATAGCTACCGACACTGACACAGGCGTCAACGCTGACCTCAGGTACAGCATAGTAGGAGGCAACCCCTTCAAGTTATTTGAGATTGACCCTGCCACTGGCGTTATTTCGTTAGTTAGTAAGCTAGAACAGAAACACTACGGCCTTCACCGCCTGGTAGTGCAAGTTAACGACAGTGGCGTTCCGTCACAGAGCACCACCACACTAGTGCATGTCTATGTCAATGAAACACTCTCCAACTCCACCATAGTCGAAGCCAAAATCGCCAAGAGCCTCGGTACGCCCCTTAATGCCGACATTGCCGGAGACCCCAACTATGACCTGGGCAAGCAGCGTTTAAGCATTGCTATCGGAGTGGTGTCTGGCATCATGACCGTCATTCTCATCATCCTCATTGTGGTCATGGCCCGCTACTGCAGGCCCAAGAACAAGAACGGGTATGAGGCTGGTAAGAAAGACCATGAGGACTTCTTCACCCCACAGCAGCATGACAAGAACAAGAAACCCAAAAAAGACAAGAACAAAAGGAAGTCTAAGCAGCCTCTGTACAGCAGTATTGTCACAGTCGAGGCATCGAAGCCTAACGGACAGCGCTACGATGGCGTCAATGAGAAACTCTCTGACAGCCCTGGAATGGGGCGTTATCGCTCTGTTAATGGTGGGCCTGGAAGCCCAGACCTTGCCCGCCACTACAAGTCCAGCTCACCTCTACCTACTGTTCAGCTTCATCCACAGTCACCCACAGCAGGGAAAAAGCACCAGGCTGTTCAGGATCTGCCACCGGCCAACACCTTTGTGGGCACCGGAGATAACATATCCATTGGATCTGACCACTGCTCTGAGTACAGCAGCCAAACCCTGAACAAGTACAACAAGCAG
- the pcdh7b gene encoding protocadherin-7b isoform X3 yields the protein MRNTGATDCLCYCFVLLQLLTQPAAKQVLRYRLAEEGPADVRVGNVAADLGIVAGSGDVTFTLESGSEFFKIDNITGDLSTNERRIDREKLQQCQMIFDENECFIDFEVSVIGPAQSWVDLFEGKVIILDINDNTPSFPSPVLTLSVEENRPIGTLYLLPTATDRDFGRNGIERYELIQDSGESSVRRIGSGGSASIDSHMGKRRFDDGASRSSVFELQVADTTDGEKQPQLIIKGALDREQRDSYELTLRVRDGGDPPRSSQAILRVMITDVNDNSPRFEKSVYEADLPENSSPGAPILQLKAVDADVGVNGQIEYVFGAATESVRRLLRLDESTGWLSVLHRIDREEVSQLRFTVMARDRGQPPKTDKATMIINIKDENDNVPNIDIRKIGRIYLRDGVANVAEDVVVDTPIALVQVSDRDKGPNGVVTCTVVGDVPFQLKPASEIEGDMNKKKYFLHTSAPLDYEAVQEYNVVIVAVDSGSPSLSANNSLIVKVGDMNDNPPIFSKSTMEVSFPENNAPGERVLTVVALDADSGKNAEISYSLDSSVNGIFSIDPDSGDIRVNTILDREQTERYEFKVIAKDKGVPVLQGSATVVVLVADKNDNEPKFMQDVFTFYLEENLQPNSPVGMVTVMDADKGHNAEMSLYIEEEEDIFSIENNTGTIFSTVSFDREQKTTYSFRVKAVDGGDPSRSATATVSLFVMDKNDNPPTVTFPLNSSYTLLPPSSNLRTVVRTVIATDTDTGVNADLRYSIVGGNPFKLFEIDPATGVISLVSKLEQKHYGLHRLVVQVNDSGVPSQSTTTLVHVYVNETLSNSTIVEAKIAKSLGTPLNADIAGDPNYDLGKQRLSIAIGVVSGIMTVILIILIVVMARYCRPKNKNGYEAGKKDHEDFFTPQQHDKNKKPKKDKNKRKSKQPLYSSIVTVEASKPNGQRYDGVNEKLSDSPGMGRYRSVNGGPGSPDLARHYKSSSPLPTVQLHPQSPTAGKKHQAVQDLPPANTFVGTGDNISIGSDHCSEYSSQTLNKYNKQPFRRVTFSVVSQPQDPHQGSLQSCYDSGLDESETPSSKSSTGPRLGALPLPEDAYERTTPDGSVGEAEHMENGEKEQ from the coding sequence ATGAGGAATACCGGCGCGACAGACTGCCTGTGCTACtgctttgtgctgctgcagctgctgacTCAGCCCGCGGCCAAGCAAGTGCTGCGCTACCGCCTGGCTGAGGAGGGTCCCGCCGATGTGCGCGTGGGGAACGTGGCTGCCGACCTCGGCATCGTTGCCGGCTCCGGGGATGTGACTTTCACCCTTGAGTCTGGCTCTGAGTTCTTCAAGATCGACAACATCACCGGTGACTTGAGCACCAACGAGCGGCGCATTGACCGCGAGAAGCTGCAGCAGTGCCAGATGATCTTCGACGAGAATGAGTGCTTTATAGACTTCGAGGTGTCCGTGATCGGGCCCGCGCAGAGCTGGGTAGACCTGTTCGAGGGCAAGGTCATCATTCTGGACATAAACGACAACACGCCGTCTTTCCCGTCGCCTGTGCTCACTCTGTCCGTGGAGGAAAACAGGCCGATCGGCACGCTTTATCTCTTGCCCACAGCCACTGACAGGGATTTCGGCAGAAACGGGATAGAGAGGTACGAGTTGATTCAGGACAGCGGAGAGAGCTCCGTGCGCCGGATAGGCTCTGGAGGCTCCGCCAGTATCGACTCTCACATGGGCAAAAGAAGATTTGACGACGGCGCGAGTCGGAGTAGCGTGTTTGAACTTCAGGTCGCTGATACCACAGACGGAGAGAAGCAGCCGCAGCTGATCATTAAAGGCGCACTGGACAGAGAGCAGCGCGACTCCTATGAGCTGACTCTGCGCGTCAGGGACGGCGGCGACCCCCCGCGCTCCTCTCAAGCCATCCTCAGAGTGATGATTACAGATGTGAATGACAACAGCCCGCGTTTTGAGAAGAGCGTGTATGAGGCAGACCTACCTGAGAACAGCTCCCCTGGCGCCCCCATCCTCCAGCTTAAGGCAGTGGATGCTGATGTTGGGGTTAATGGCCAGATTGAATATGTTTTCGGGGCAGCCACTGAATCAGTGCGGCGACTGCTGCGGTTAGACGAGAGCACAGGCTGGCTTAGTGTATTACACAGGATTGATCGTGAGGAAGTAAGTCAGCTGCGGTTCACGGTCATGGCCCGAGACCGTGGTCAGCCTCCCAAGACAGACAAGGCAACGATGATTATCAATATCAAGGATGAAAACGACAACGTCCCGAATATCGACATAAGAAAAATTGGACGCATTTACCTGAGAGACGGTGTGGCGAATGTGGCGGAGGACGTGGTGGTAGACACACCTATTGCACTAGTGCAAGTGTCTGATCGTGACAAGGGACCGAACGGTGTTGTGACATGCACCGTGGTTGGTGATGTGCCCTTCCAACTGAAGCCTGCGAGTGAGATAGAGGGTGACatgaacaaaaagaaatattttctgCACACGTCAGCTCCACTTGACTACGAAGCCGTGCAGGAGTACAACGTCGTGATAGTCGCTGTGGATTCAGGCAGCCCCAGTCTGTCTGCAAACAACTCATTAATCGTGAAAGTTGGGGACATGAATGACAATCCACCTATCTTTAGCAAAAGCACAATGGAAGTCTCATTTCCAGAGAACAATGCTCCTGGTGAACGTGTACTGACTGTAGTGGCCTTGGATGCAGACAGTGGTAAAAATGCAGAAATCTCATACTCACTAGACTCCTCTGTGAATGGAATATTTTCCATTGACCCAGACAGTGGTGACATTCGTGTTAACACAATACTTGATAGAGAGCAAACAGAGCGCTATGAATTCAAAGTAATCGCCAAAGACAAAGGTGTGCCTGTTTTACAGGGCTCAGCTACAGTGGTGGTACTGGTGGCAGACAAGAATGACAACGAACCAAAGTTTATGCAGGATGTTTTTACTTTCTATTTAGAGGAGAACCTGCAACCCAACAGCCCCGTAGGCATGGTAACAGTAATGGATGCAGACAAGGGACATAATGCTGAGATGAGCCTCTACattgaggaagaggaagatatTTTCTCCATTGAGAACAACACAGGAACCATCTTTTCTACCGTATCATTTGACCGTGAACAGAAAACCACCTACTCATTCCGTGTTAAGGCTGTTGATGGTGGGGACCCATCTCGATCAGCCACGGCCACCGTCTCGCTTTTTGTCATGGACAAAAATGATAACCCACCAACAGTCACTTTTCCCCTTAACAGCTCCTATACTCTGTTACCTCCATCCAGCAATTTGAGAACAGTCGTCCGGACAGTCATAGCTACCGACACTGACACAGGCGTCAACGCTGACCTCAGGTACAGCATAGTAGGAGGCAACCCCTTCAAGTTATTTGAGATTGACCCTGCCACTGGCGTTATTTCGTTAGTTAGTAAGCTAGAACAGAAACACTACGGCCTTCACCGCCTGGTAGTGCAAGTTAACGACAGTGGCGTTCCGTCACAGAGCACCACCACACTAGTGCATGTCTATGTCAATGAAACACTCTCCAACTCCACCATAGTCGAAGCCAAAATCGCCAAGAGCCTCGGTACGCCCCTTAATGCCGACATTGCCGGAGACCCCAACTATGACCTGGGCAAGCAGCGTTTAAGCATTGCTATCGGAGTGGTGTCTGGCATCATGACCGTCATTCTCATCATCCTCATTGTGGTCATGGCCCGCTACTGCAGGCCCAAGAACAAGAACGGGTATGAGGCTGGTAAGAAAGACCATGAGGACTTCTTCACCCCACAGCAGCATGACAAGAACAAGAAACCCAAAAAAGACAAGAACAAAAGGAAGTCTAAGCAGCCTCTGTACAGCAGTATTGTCACAGTCGAGGCATCGAAGCCTAACGGACAGCGCTACGATGGCGTCAATGAGAAACTCTCTGACAGCCCTGGAATGGGGCGTTATCGCTCTGTTAATGGTGGGCCTGGAAGCCCAGACCTTGCCCGCCACTACAAGTCCAGCTCACCTCTACCTACTGTTCAGCTTCATCCACAGTCACCCACAGCAGGGAAAAAGCACCAGGCTGTTCAGGATCTGCCACCGGCCAACACCTTTGTGGGCACCGGAGATAACATATCCATTGGATCTGACCACTGCTCTGAGTACAGCAGCCAAACCCTGAACAAGTACAACAAGCAG
- the pcdh7b gene encoding protocadherin-7b isoform X6 codes for MRNTGATDCLCYCFVLLQLLTQPAAKQVLRYRLAEEGPADVRVGNVAADLGIVAGSGDVTFTLESGSEFFKIDNITGDLSTNERRIDREKLQQCQMIFDENECFIDFEVSVIGPAQSWVDLFEGKVIILDINDNTPSFPSPVLTLSVEENRPIGTLYLLPTATDRDFGRNGIERYELIQDSGESSVRRIGSGGSASIDSHMGKRRFDDGASRSSVFELQVADTTDGEKQPQLIIKGALDREQRDSYELTLRVRDGGDPPRSSQAILRVMITDVNDNSPRFEKSVYEADLPENSSPGAPILQLKAVDADVGVNGQIEYVFGAATESVRRLLRLDESTGWLSVLHRIDREEVSQLRFTVMARDRGQPPKTDKATMIINIKDENDNVPNIDIRKIGRIYLRDGVANVAEDVVVDTPIALVQVSDRDKGPNGVVTCTVVGDVPFQLKPASEIEGDMNKKKYFLHTSAPLDYEAVQEYNVVIVAVDSGSPSLSANNSLIVKVGDMNDNPPIFSKSTMEVSFPENNAPGERVLTVVALDADSGKNAEISYSLDSSVNGIFSIDPDSGDIRVNTILDREQTERYEFKVIAKDKGVPVLQGSATVVVLVADKNDNEPKFMQDVFTFYLEENLQPNSPVGMVTVMDADKGHNAEMSLYIEEEEDIFSIENNTGTIFSTVSFDREQKTTYSFRVKAVDGGDPSRSATATVSLFVMDKNDNPPTVTFPLNSSYTLLPPSSNLRTVVRTVIATDTDTGVNADLRYSIVGGNPFKLFEIDPATGVISLVSKLEQKHYGLHRLVVQVNDSGVPSQSTTTLVHVYVNETLSNSTIVEAKIAKSLGTPLNADIAGDPNYDLGKQRLSIAIGVVSGIMTVILIILIVVMARYCRPKNKNGYEAGKKDHEDFFTPQQHDKNKKPKKDKNKRKSKQPLYSSIVTVEASKPNGQRYDGVNEKLSDSPGMGRYRSVNGGPGSPDLARHYKSSSPLPTVQLHPQSPTAGKKHQAVQDLPPANTFVGTGDNISIGSDHCSEYSSQTLNKYNKQTLGPCRM; via the coding sequence ATGAGGAATACCGGCGCGACAGACTGCCTGTGCTACtgctttgtgctgctgcagctgctgacTCAGCCCGCGGCCAAGCAAGTGCTGCGCTACCGCCTGGCTGAGGAGGGTCCCGCCGATGTGCGCGTGGGGAACGTGGCTGCCGACCTCGGCATCGTTGCCGGCTCCGGGGATGTGACTTTCACCCTTGAGTCTGGCTCTGAGTTCTTCAAGATCGACAACATCACCGGTGACTTGAGCACCAACGAGCGGCGCATTGACCGCGAGAAGCTGCAGCAGTGCCAGATGATCTTCGACGAGAATGAGTGCTTTATAGACTTCGAGGTGTCCGTGATCGGGCCCGCGCAGAGCTGGGTAGACCTGTTCGAGGGCAAGGTCATCATTCTGGACATAAACGACAACACGCCGTCTTTCCCGTCGCCTGTGCTCACTCTGTCCGTGGAGGAAAACAGGCCGATCGGCACGCTTTATCTCTTGCCCACAGCCACTGACAGGGATTTCGGCAGAAACGGGATAGAGAGGTACGAGTTGATTCAGGACAGCGGAGAGAGCTCCGTGCGCCGGATAGGCTCTGGAGGCTCCGCCAGTATCGACTCTCACATGGGCAAAAGAAGATTTGACGACGGCGCGAGTCGGAGTAGCGTGTTTGAACTTCAGGTCGCTGATACCACAGACGGAGAGAAGCAGCCGCAGCTGATCATTAAAGGCGCACTGGACAGAGAGCAGCGCGACTCCTATGAGCTGACTCTGCGCGTCAGGGACGGCGGCGACCCCCCGCGCTCCTCTCAAGCCATCCTCAGAGTGATGATTACAGATGTGAATGACAACAGCCCGCGTTTTGAGAAGAGCGTGTATGAGGCAGACCTACCTGAGAACAGCTCCCCTGGCGCCCCCATCCTCCAGCTTAAGGCAGTGGATGCTGATGTTGGGGTTAATGGCCAGATTGAATATGTTTTCGGGGCAGCCACTGAATCAGTGCGGCGACTGCTGCGGTTAGACGAGAGCACAGGCTGGCTTAGTGTATTACACAGGATTGATCGTGAGGAAGTAAGTCAGCTGCGGTTCACGGTCATGGCCCGAGACCGTGGTCAGCCTCCCAAGACAGACAAGGCAACGATGATTATCAATATCAAGGATGAAAACGACAACGTCCCGAATATCGACATAAGAAAAATTGGACGCATTTACCTGAGAGACGGTGTGGCGAATGTGGCGGAGGACGTGGTGGTAGACACACCTATTGCACTAGTGCAAGTGTCTGATCGTGACAAGGGACCGAACGGTGTTGTGACATGCACCGTGGTTGGTGATGTGCCCTTCCAACTGAAGCCTGCGAGTGAGATAGAGGGTGACatgaacaaaaagaaatattttctgCACACGTCAGCTCCACTTGACTACGAAGCCGTGCAGGAGTACAACGTCGTGATAGTCGCTGTGGATTCAGGCAGCCCCAGTCTGTCTGCAAACAACTCATTAATCGTGAAAGTTGGGGACATGAATGACAATCCACCTATCTTTAGCAAAAGCACAATGGAAGTCTCATTTCCAGAGAACAATGCTCCTGGTGAACGTGTACTGACTGTAGTGGCCTTGGATGCAGACAGTGGTAAAAATGCAGAAATCTCATACTCACTAGACTCCTCTGTGAATGGAATATTTTCCATTGACCCAGACAGTGGTGACATTCGTGTTAACACAATACTTGATAGAGAGCAAACAGAGCGCTATGAATTCAAAGTAATCGCCAAAGACAAAGGTGTGCCTGTTTTACAGGGCTCAGCTACAGTGGTGGTACTGGTGGCAGACAAGAATGACAACGAACCAAAGTTTATGCAGGATGTTTTTACTTTCTATTTAGAGGAGAACCTGCAACCCAACAGCCCCGTAGGCATGGTAACAGTAATGGATGCAGACAAGGGACATAATGCTGAGATGAGCCTCTACattgaggaagaggaagatatTTTCTCCATTGAGAACAACACAGGAACCATCTTTTCTACCGTATCATTTGACCGTGAACAGAAAACCACCTACTCATTCCGTGTTAAGGCTGTTGATGGTGGGGACCCATCTCGATCAGCCACGGCCACCGTCTCGCTTTTTGTCATGGACAAAAATGATAACCCACCAACAGTCACTTTTCCCCTTAACAGCTCCTATACTCTGTTACCTCCATCCAGCAATTTGAGAACAGTCGTCCGGACAGTCATAGCTACCGACACTGACACAGGCGTCAACGCTGACCTCAGGTACAGCATAGTAGGAGGCAACCCCTTCAAGTTATTTGAGATTGACCCTGCCACTGGCGTTATTTCGTTAGTTAGTAAGCTAGAACAGAAACACTACGGCCTTCACCGCCTGGTAGTGCAAGTTAACGACAGTGGCGTTCCGTCACAGAGCACCACCACACTAGTGCATGTCTATGTCAATGAAACACTCTCCAACTCCACCATAGTCGAAGCCAAAATCGCCAAGAGCCTCGGTACGCCCCTTAATGCCGACATTGCCGGAGACCCCAACTATGACCTGGGCAAGCAGCGTTTAAGCATTGCTATCGGAGTGGTGTCTGGCATCATGACCGTCATTCTCATCATCCTCATTGTGGTCATGGCCCGCTACTGCAGGCCCAAGAACAAGAACGGGTATGAGGCTGGTAAGAAAGACCATGAGGACTTCTTCACCCCACAGCAGCATGACAAGAACAAGAAACCCAAAAAAGACAAGAACAAAAGGAAGTCTAAGCAGCCTCTGTACAGCAGTATTGTCACAGTCGAGGCATCGAAGCCTAACGGACAGCGCTACGATGGCGTCAATGAGAAACTCTCTGACAGCCCTGGAATGGGGCGTTATCGCTCTGTTAATGGTGGGCCTGGAAGCCCAGACCTTGCCCGCCACTACAAGTCCAGCTCACCTCTACCTACTGTTCAGCTTCATCCACAGTCACCCACAGCAGGGAAAAAGCACCAGGCTGTTCAGGATCTGCCACCGGCCAACACCTTTGTGGGCACCGGAGATAACATATCCATTGGATCTGACCACTGCTCTGAGTACAGCAGCCAAACCCTGAACAAGTACAACAAGCAG